The Metabacillus sediminilitoris genome window below encodes:
- a CDS encoding M16 family metallopeptidase, producing MIKKYTCQNGVRIVFENIPTVRSVAIGIWIGTGSRNENLKNNGVSHFLEHMFFKGTKTRSAREIAESFDSIGGQVNAFTSKEYTCYYAKVLDDHAGYALDVLADMFFHSTFDEEELKKEKNVVYEEIKMYEDTPDDIVHDVLSRATFGTHPLGYPILGTEETLASFNGDTLREYMNGHYTPENVVISVAGNVSEAFIHEVEKLFGAFETSSGKSDFEKPSFMDQKLARQKDTEQAHLCIGFNGLEAGHKNIYSLIVLNNILGGSMSSRLFQDVREQKGLAYSVYSYHSSYKDNGLLTIYGGTGSKQLNVLFETIQETLSTLKAEGITAKELANSKEQMKGSLMLSLESTNSRMSRNGKNELILGEHRSLDAIIELVNEVSEESVNTLANQLFTDNYSVALISPDGKLPER from the coding sequence TTGATAAAAAAATATACGTGTCAAAACGGGGTCAGAATAGTATTTGAAAACATACCAACTGTTCGTTCAGTTGCAATTGGAATCTGGATTGGCACTGGTTCAAGAAATGAAAATCTAAAAAATAATGGTGTGTCCCACTTTTTAGAGCATATGTTCTTTAAAGGAACAAAAACTAGATCTGCTCGTGAAATTGCGGAATCCTTTGATAGTATCGGTGGTCAAGTTAATGCATTTACATCAAAGGAATATACATGTTACTATGCAAAAGTTCTTGATGATCATGCGGGTTATGCTCTTGATGTATTAGCTGACATGTTTTTCCATTCTACTTTTGATGAAGAAGAATTGAAAAAAGAGAAGAATGTTGTGTATGAAGAGATTAAAATGTATGAGGATACACCTGATGATATTGTACATGATGTATTAAGTCGTGCAACGTTTGGAACTCATCCACTTGGTTATCCTATATTAGGAACTGAAGAAACACTAGCCTCATTTAATGGTGATACATTACGAGAATATATGAATGGACATTATACACCAGAAAATGTCGTCATATCTGTTGCAGGAAATGTATCTGAAGCCTTTATTCATGAGGTTGAGAAACTTTTTGGAGCTTTTGAAACAAGCTCTGGCAAGAGTGATTTTGAAAAGCCTAGCTTTATGGATCAAAAATTAGCAAGACAAAAAGATACAGAGCAGGCACATCTTTGTATTGGTTTTAATGGTTTAGAAGCTGGTCACAAAAATATTTATAGTTTGATTGTTTTAAATAACATATTAGGCGGAAGTATGAGCAGTCGTTTGTTCCAAGATGTTAGAGAACAAAAAGGGCTTGCTTACTCTGTCTATTCCTATCATTCATCATATAAGGACAATGGCTTATTGACAATTTACGGTGGAACAGGAAGCAAGCAATTAAATGTATTATTTGAGACAATTCAGGAAACGTTATCTACTTTAAAAGCTGAAGGAATTACGGCAAAAGAATTAGCTAACAGTAAAGAACAAATGAAAGGCAGTTTAATGCTTAGCCTTGAGAGTACAAACAGCAGGATGAGTAGAAATGGAAAAAATGAGCTTATCCTTGGTGAACATCGTTCACTTGATGCAATTATCGAATTGGTTAATGAAGTGAGTGAGGAAAGTGTGAATACATTAGCGAACCAATTATTTACTGATAACTATTCAGTTGCTCTAATTAGTCCTGACGGTAAACTTCCTGAAAGATGA
- the dpaA gene encoding dipicolinic acid synthetase subunit A, translating to MLTGLNVAVIGGDARQLEVIRKLTELDAKLFLIGFDQLDHGFTGASKVKLDEVQFKEIDAIILPIPGTNHEGIIDTVFSNEEVKLTEDLVKSTPPHCVIYSGITNAYLDKIVQSTDRKLIQLFERDDVAIYNSIPTVEGTIMMVIQHTDITIHGSKIAVLGLGRVGMSVARTFSALGANVKVGARDTAHIARITEMGLTPFYLDAIQKEVEDIDVCINTIPHLIVTAQVISKMPAHTLIVDLASKPGGTDFRYAEKRGIKALLAPGLPGIVAPKTAGQIIANVLSQLLHDLVKERKGSSQ from the coding sequence ATGTTAACAGGACTGAATGTAGCTGTTATCGGTGGCGATGCAAGACAGCTAGAGGTTATCCGTAAATTAACTGAGCTAGATGCAAAACTTTTTCTCATCGGATTTGACCAATTAGACCATGGATTTACAGGTGCTTCGAAAGTGAAGTTAGATGAGGTTCAATTTAAAGAAATAGATGCAATCATTTTACCAATCCCTGGCACAAATCATGAGGGGATTATTGATACAGTTTTTTCTAATGAAGAAGTCAAATTAACGGAGGATTTAGTTAAATCTACTCCACCACATTGCGTTATTTATTCAGGAATTACGAATGCTTATTTAGATAAAATTGTTCAATCGACAGATCGGAAATTAATCCAGCTTTTTGAACGTGATGATGTTGCAATCTACAATTCCATTCCAACTGTTGAAGGTACGATTATGATGGTCATTCAACATACGGATATTACAATCCACGGTTCTAAAATAGCTGTTCTTGGTCTCGGAAGAGTGGGAATGAGTGTTGCTAGAACATTTTCCGCATTAGGGGCAAATGTAAAAGTAGGGGCTAGAGATACTGCACATATCGCTAGAATAACTGAGATGGGCCTTACTCCCTTTTATTTAGATGCCATTCAAAAAGAAGTTGAAGACATTGATGTGTGTATTAACACAATTCCACATTTAATTGTAACAGCACAGGTCATCTCAAAGATGCCTGCACATACTTTAATCGTTGATTTGGCCTCTAAACCAGGTGGAACGGATTTTCGATATGCTGAAAAACGAGGAATCAAGGCTTTATTAGCACCTGGTTTACCTGGCATAGTTGCACCAAAAACGGCTGGGCAAATTATCGCGAATGTTCTTTCGCAATTGTTACATGATTTAGTGAAAGAAAGAAAGGGGTCTTCACAATGA
- the ribF gene encoding bifunctional riboflavin kinase/FAD synthetase, translating to MKLIKLTHPHHFSKQDFDEIVLALGYFDGIHKGHQKVINKAIEIADKLMLKSAVMTFDPHPLVVLRNQKEIDYLTPLEEKIRLIEKLNVDILFIVEFTKDFASLTPQQFVDEYIINMNVKHVVAGFDFTYGHLGKGTMETLSFHSRNQFSQTTVEKQTDHDRKISSTLIRDVIRSGDVTYASTLLGRPYSVSGTVIHGDKRGRTIGFPTANIGVDDDLLVPPTGVYAVSLNVHGKEFEGVCNIGFKPTFNKEKSLKPSIEVHIFDFNQEIYDENVTVSWYKRIRSEQKFNNVDELIQQIAKDKAAAIQFFGQKTV from the coding sequence GTGAAACTGATTAAACTGACACATCCCCATCATTTTAGTAAACAAGATTTCGATGAAATAGTATTAGCACTCGGTTATTTTGATGGGATTCATAAAGGACATCAAAAAGTCATTAATAAAGCAATAGAGATAGCCGATAAACTAATGCTTAAAAGCGCAGTAATGACGTTTGACCCGCATCCACTTGTAGTTCTTCGTAATCAAAAAGAAATTGATTATCTTACACCACTTGAAGAGAAAATCCGTTTGATTGAGAAATTAAATGTGGATATTTTGTTTATTGTAGAATTTACAAAAGACTTTGCGTCATTAACGCCTCAGCAATTTGTTGATGAGTATATTATAAATATGAATGTTAAGCATGTAGTTGCAGGCTTTGATTTTACATATGGACATCTAGGAAAGGGGACGATGGAAACTTTGTCATTCCATTCAAGAAACCAATTTTCACAAACGACTGTCGAAAAACAAACAGACCATGATCGTAAAATAAGCTCTACATTAATTCGTGATGTTATACGGAGTGGAGATGTAACTTATGCAAGTACTTTATTAGGAAGACCTTATTCGGTATCAGGAACCGTTATACATGGTGATAAAAGAGGTCGAACAATTGGTTTTCCAACAGCAAATATTGGAGTTGACGACGATCTACTAGTACCTCCTACAGGTGTATATGCTGTTTCATTAAATGTACATGGTAAAGAATTTGAGGGTGTTTGTAACATCGGATTCAAACCTACTTTTAATAAAGAAAAATCATTAAAACCAAGTATTGAGGTACATATTTTTGATTTTAACCAAGAAATTTACGATGAAAATGTCACAGTTTCATGGTATAAACGTATAAGAAGTGAGCAAAAGTTCAATAATGTTGATGAGCTTATTCAACAAATTGCAAAGGATAAAGCAGCTGCAATACAATTTTTTGGACAAAAAACGGTTTAA
- the pnp gene encoding polyribonucleotide nucleotidyltransferase, whose protein sequence is MGQDKQSFSIEWAGRNLTVEIGQLAKQANGAVLIRYGDTAVLSTATASKEPKPLDFFPLTVNYEERLYAVGKIPGGFIKREGRPSEKAILASRLIDRPIRPLFADGFRNEVQVISIVMSVDQNCSSEMAAMLGSSLALCVSDIPFEGPIAGVTVGRIDNQFIINPTVEQTEKSDIHLVVAGTKDAINMVEAGADEVPEETMLEAIMFGHEEIKRLIAFQEEVAAAVGKEKIEIELFELNPVLEQEIRQSAEKDLLQAIQVQEKHAREAAITEVKNAVIAKYEEQEVDEGTIKQVKQILQKLVKAEVRRLITEEKVRPDGRGIDEIRPLSSEIGIFTRTHGSGLFTRGQTQALSVCTLGALGDVQILDGLGIEESKRFMHHYNFPQFSVGETGPMRGPGRREIGHGALGERALEPIIPSEKDFPYTIRLVSEVLESNGSTSQASICASTLAMMDAGVPIKAPVAGIAMGLVKSGEHYSVLTDIQGMEDALGDMDFKVAGTEKGVTALQMDIKIEGLSREILEEALQQAKKGRMEILKSMLSTISTPKQELSEYAPKILTMKINPDKIRDVIGPSGKQINKIIEETGVKIDIEQDGTVFISSVNEEMNQKAKKIIEDIVREVVVGQMYLGKVKRIEKFGAFVEIFNGKDGLVHISELAEERVGKVEDVVSLGDELLVKVTEIDKQGRVNLSRKAVLKEQKEAEKQEG, encoded by the coding sequence ATGGGACAAGATAAACAATCCTTTTCCATTGAATGGGCAGGTAGAAATCTTACTGTTGAAATAGGACAACTCGCTAAGCAAGCAAATGGCGCAGTTCTAATTCGATATGGCGATACTGCGGTATTAAGTACAGCAACGGCATCAAAAGAACCAAAGCCCTTAGATTTCTTCCCGTTAACTGTAAATTATGAAGAGCGTTTATATGCAGTTGGAAAAATACCAGGTGGTTTTATTAAGAGAGAGGGGCGTCCGAGTGAAAAAGCGATTTTGGCTAGTCGATTAATTGACAGACCAATTCGTCCATTATTCGCTGACGGCTTTAGAAACGAAGTACAAGTTATTAGCATTGTTATGAGTGTTGATCAAAATTGTTCATCTGAGATGGCCGCTATGCTAGGATCATCATTAGCGCTTTGCGTTTCTGATATACCGTTTGAGGGGCCAATTGCTGGAGTAACAGTTGGACGTATTGATAATCAGTTTATTATTAATCCAACGGTTGAACAAACTGAAAAAAGCGATATTCATTTAGTTGTTGCAGGTACAAAAGATGCTATAAATATGGTTGAAGCCGGTGCTGATGAAGTACCAGAAGAAACAATGCTTGAAGCAATTATGTTTGGCCATGAAGAAATTAAACGTCTAATTGCATTCCAAGAAGAAGTCGCTGCAGCTGTTGGAAAAGAAAAAATAGAAATTGAACTATTTGAATTAAATCCTGTATTAGAACAAGAAATTCGTCAATCTGCAGAGAAGGACTTATTACAAGCTATTCAAGTTCAAGAAAAACATGCTAGGGAAGCTGCGATTACGGAAGTGAAAAATGCAGTTATCGCTAAATATGAGGAACAAGAAGTTGATGAAGGCACTATTAAACAAGTTAAACAAATTCTTCAGAAATTAGTAAAGGCAGAAGTCCGTCGCCTTATTACTGAAGAAAAAGTAAGACCTGACGGCCGTGGTATTGATGAAATTAGACCACTTTCATCTGAAATTGGAATATTTACAAGAACACATGGATCAGGCTTGTTTACACGTGGACAAACACAAGCATTAAGTGTATGTACACTAGGTGCACTTGGCGATGTTCAAATATTAGATGGTCTTGGTATTGAGGAATCAAAACGTTTTATGCATCATTATAATTTTCCACAATTTAGTGTTGGGGAAACAGGACCAATGAGAGGACCTGGTCGTCGTGAAATTGGCCATGGTGCTTTAGGTGAAAGAGCATTAGAACCGATTATTCCTTCTGAAAAAGATTTCCCATATACAATTCGACTTGTATCAGAAGTTCTTGAGTCTAATGGATCTACATCACAGGCAAGCATTTGTGCCAGTACGTTAGCTATGATGGACGCTGGAGTGCCAATTAAGGCGCCTGTAGCAGGTATTGCTATGGGACTAGTTAAATCTGGAGAGCATTATTCTGTACTAACAGATATCCAAGGTATGGAAGATGCGTTAGGTGATATGGACTTTAAGGTTGCAGGTACAGAAAAAGGCGTAACTGCATTACAAATGGATATTAAAATTGAGGGACTTTCTCGTGAAATTCTCGAAGAAGCATTACAGCAAGCTAAAAAAGGACGTATGGAAATCTTAAAATCTATGCTCTCAACCATTTCAACACCAAAACAAGAGCTTTCTGAATATGCACCGAAAATATTAACAATGAAGATTAACCCAGATAAGATTAGAGATGTTATCGGGCCTAGCGGTAAGCAAATCAATAAAATTATTGAAGAAACTGGCGTTAAGATTGACATCGAACAAGACGGTACAGTTTTCATCTCTTCTGTTAATGAAGAAATGAATCAAAAAGCGAAAAAAATTATCGAAGATATTGTCCGTGAAGTGGTTGTCGGTCAAATGTATCTTGGTAAAGTAAAACGTATCGAAAAATTCGGCGCATTTGTAGAAATTTTTAATGGCAAAGATGGTTTGGTTCATATTTCTGAATTAGCTGAAGAGCGTGTTGGTAAGGTAGAGGACGTTGTCTCTCTCGGTGATGAACTTTTAGTGAAAGTAACTGAGATTGATAAACAGGGCCGTGTAAACTTATCAAGAAAAGCAGTATTGAAAGAACAAAAAGAAGCAGAAAAGCAAGAAGGATGA
- a CDS encoding YlmC/YmxH family sporulation protein — MRLSELSGKEIVDVKRAERLGVLGQTDLEINEQTGQITSLIIPSLKWFGLRKQGKEIRVPWNHIKKIGTDMIILDIPDEQIDKLES, encoded by the coding sequence ATGAGATTAAGTGAATTAAGCGGGAAAGAAATCGTTGATGTAAAACGTGCTGAACGTTTAGGTGTGTTAGGACAAACTGATCTTGAAATCAACGAACAAACAGGACAAATTACATCACTAATTATCCCATCATTAAAGTGGTTTGGTTTAAGAAAACAAGGCAAAGAAATTCGTGTACCATGGAACCATATTAAAAAAATTGGGACAGATATGATTATCCTAGATATACCAGATGAACAGATTGATAAATTAGAATCATAG
- a CDS encoding polysaccharide deacetylase family protein, with amino-acid sequence MQRKIIHFVGFVLIITISIGFLENPYTSSYVEQMKHASVTVSKHQDTLYDKIIARAEEYYIPAQNAEIDRVWKTTPGYNGLEVDIEESYKKMKEKGVFDEKLLVYRQVKPKIHLEDLPAEPIYRGNPEKPMVSFLINVAWGNEYIPAMLETLNKYHVKATFFLEGRWVKENPEMAKMIVDAGHEVGNHSYTHPDMSQLSPSSIREQLVKTNEIIKSVTDITPTWFAPPSGSFKKEVVTIADEMNMNTVLWSVDTIDWQRPEPHVLIDRVISKVHNGALILMHPTSSTSKSLETLILTIKQKGYSFGSVSMMVNEERLVTIEQTDE; translated from the coding sequence ATGCAAAGGAAAATTATTCATTTCGTGGGTTTTGTTTTAATCATAACGATAAGCATCGGATTTCTAGAAAATCCCTATACATCTTCATATGTTGAGCAAATGAAGCATGCCAGTGTGACTGTTTCTAAACATCAAGACACTTTATACGATAAGATCATTGCTAGGGCAGAAGAATATTACATACCTGCTCAAAATGCTGAAATAGATAGAGTCTGGAAGACAACTCCAGGTTATAATGGCTTAGAGGTAGATATCGAAGAATCGTATAAGAAAATGAAGGAAAAAGGTGTGTTTGATGAGAAACTCCTCGTGTATCGACAAGTAAAGCCGAAGATTCATTTAGAGGATTTACCAGCAGAACCAATTTATCGTGGCAACCCAGAAAAACCTATGGTTTCTTTTTTAATTAATGTTGCTTGGGGAAATGAATATATTCCTGCTATGCTAGAAACTTTGAATAAATATCATGTTAAAGCAACCTTCTTTTTAGAAGGGAGATGGGTTAAAGAAAATCCTGAAATGGCAAAGATGATTGTTGATGCAGGACATGAGGTTGGTAATCATTCTTATACACATCCCGATATGAGTCAACTATCTCCTTCTTCTATTAGAGAACAGCTAGTGAAAACTAATGAAATTATAAAATCAGTGACAGACATCACACCAACATGGTTTGCACCACCAAGTGGAAGTTTTAAAAAAGAAGTTGTAACAATTGCAGACGAAATGAACATGAATACGGTTTTGTGGAGTGTTGATACAATTGATTGGCAGCGACCAGAACCGCATGTGCTTATTGATCGCGTTATAAGTAAAGTACATAATGGAGCACTAATCTTGATGCATCCAACCTCATCAACTTCAAAAAGTCTTGAAACACTCATATTAACGATCAAACAAAAAGGGTATTCTTTTGGTTCGGTTTCAATGATGGTTAATGAGGAAAGGCTAGTGACAATTGAGCAAACAGATGAATAA
- the rpsO gene encoding 30S ribosomal protein S15 translates to MAITQERKNELIATYKTHESDTGSPEVQIAILTEDINNLNEHLRVHKKDHHSRRGLLKMVGKRRNLLTYLRNKDVTRYRELINKLGLRR, encoded by the coding sequence ATGGCTATCACACAAGAACGTAAAAATGAACTAATCGCTACTTACAAAACACATGAATCTGATACTGGATCACCAGAGGTTCAAATTGCTATCCTTACTGAGGACATCAATAACTTAAACGAACACTTACGCGTTCACAAAAAAGACCACCATTCACGTCGCGGTCTTTTAAAAATGGTAGGTAAACGTCGTAACTTACTAACTTACCTACGTAATAAAGACGTAACTCGTTATCGTGAGTTAATCAACAAGCTTGGTTTACGTCGTTAA